Within the Bacillaceae bacterium S4-13-56 genome, the region CCAATAATTAAGTTAAACGGGAATGTAACCCCCAAAGCTAGGCCTAAATAAATGGATGGATTTGCTTCTGGCACTGATGTTTTTAAAGCTGCTGGTGCAGCAATATAAGATGCGCTACCGGCCAGCACTCCCATTAAAGTAGTCCCTCCGAGTGACAACCCAACCAATTGACCAACTATCACTCCCAAGCTTCCATATAGAAGTGGTGTAAACAATCCAAACACGAGTAGTTTTAAACCATGCTTTTTTATCTCTGGTAATCGTTCTCCTGTATTCAATCCCATGTTTAATAGAAATAGGACTAAGACACTATTATATAAGTCAATAAATAAAGGCTTTATCACTGGAACTGCCTGTTCACCTAGTATTAATCCAATAAATAAACTTCCTAATAGTAGTAATACACTTTTCCCAAAAATACTTTCACGAATTATTTCTTTATCTATAATTTTTGATGAATTTGGTATAATTCCCATTTTTTGTGATGGGAAAGATAAAATCTCATTTTTGTTTTCCATAATGCTTAATAATAGTAAGGATACTAAGATAGCTGGACTTTCCATCATTACAACTAACGCATTCATAAATCCTTCATAAGGAATTCCTGTTTTATCTAGGAATGAAATTGCTGCACCATAGGTCACAATACTTATTGATCCATAAGTGGCTGCTAAGGCAATGGAATTTTTTAAGTCCATTTTTATAAGCTTCAACAAAAAAATTGTAAGAATAGGAATAATCAACCCTAAGAACAAAGCTCCTAAAATGGGACCATAGACGGTATCAAGGGAGTAATGGGATAACTCAATCCCTCCTTTTATTCCAATAGCTATTAGCAGATAGATGCTTAAACCTTCACTTAGTCCATTTGGAAATTTTAAATTTGATTTAAATAATGCAGCTAAAATACCTAACATAAAAAATAAGACAGCTGGGGACAATAGGTTTTGATAAATAATCTCAGACATAATTACCTCCTAAAAAATTTAATTTTAGAAAAAATCGGATTATCGTTAAAGGGATTTTCGAAAGCGTATTTTGCTTTCATAGAAGCCCTTATACTCTTGAGTGAAAGTCCTAATGGCGAAAGCCTAATTTTTTCATGTACTGTTAACCGACTAAAGTTATACATTCTGATAGCAATAAAAAAACCGACAATTTCAGAATCTATCATCCTGAAAATTGTCGGTTTACCTTCAACTGCTACATAAAGCCTTTGAAGATCTCCCTTATGTTTAAAAGTAAAAAAAATTAATGATACTCTCTTTCAATATCACTATCAAGCCTAAATATCATTACTCTTTCTCCTGTGCGTGTACTTATATCTGTATGGAAACTTTTTGTTTCTTTTAGGGTTAACTTATAAATTATTTCCTTTAAATTCTCAATCCCTGACTCTACTAATTCTGATCTCAACCTCTTAATGGATAAAAGTCCATCTTTTGTTTCGCAAACAGTGTATTCAGCAGGAGTAAGAATACCTTTTAAGGTAACAATGATCATATCTCGCAGTAAGTCTGTTTTCACAGAAACAGAACCACGCCCAAGGAAGTCTTTCTCCCATTGTGTAATTGCTTTACTTATTTCCGCTTCCACAGATCCTTTTGTTTTTTGCATCCTTTTCCCTCTCTAACAAAAAAAGATATATTTCTTTAGATGAAAATCGTCCAAGAAAATATATCGATTTATCTTATCTTTTCTTCAATCCTATTATAGTGTCTTTTTCACAGTGTCATTTCAAAGAATTAACCATATGCTAAAGCTCCTATGGATTGAAG harbors:
- a CDS encoding DUF2294 domain-containing protein, which gives rise to MQKTKGSVEAEISKAITQWEKDFLGRGSVSVKTDLLRDMIIVTLKGILTPAEYTVCETKDGLLSIKRLRSELVESGIENLKEIIYKLTLKETKSFHTDISTRTGERVMIFRLDSDIEREYH
- a CDS encoding sodium-dependent bicarbonate transport family permease; translation: MSEIIYQNLLSPAVLFFMLGILAALFKSNLKFPNGLSEGLSIYLLIAIGIKGGIELSHYSLDTVYGPILGALFLGLIIPILTIFLLKLIKMDLKNSIALAATYGSISIVTYGAAISFLDKTGIPYEGFMNALVVMMESPAILVSLLLLSIMENKNEILSFPSQKMGIIPNSSKIIDKEIIRESIFGKSVLLLLGSLFIGLILGEQAVPVIKPLFIDLYNSVLVLFLLNMGLNTGERLPEIKKHGLKLLVFGLFTPLLYGSLGVIVGQLVGLSLGGTTLMGVLAGSASYIAAPAALKTSVPEANPSIYLGLALGVTFPFNLIIGIPVYHEIAKWIQ